From Lolium perenne isolate Kyuss_39 chromosome 5, Kyuss_2.0, whole genome shotgun sequence, a single genomic window includes:
- the LOC127319555 gene encoding uncharacterized protein, protein MPIVEHADRAACVCYFLHQYKSRRQELAAPGLHGGDDAGVYVFLYNTPDAYKSNFTLVAKSKLSSLESRKREPTPTASRRFELVALCAHRLRRRWMSSCWSVI, encoded by the exons ATGCCGATCGTGGAACATGCCGATCGTGCTGCTTGTGTTTGTTACTTCCTCCACCAATACAAAAG TCGGCGTCAGGAGCTCGCCGCGCCCGGGCTTCACGGCGGTGACGACGCTGGCGTGTACGTCTTCCTGTATAACACGCCCGACGCATACAAGTCCAACTTCACGCTGGTCGCC AAATCGAAGCTATCGAGCCTGGAAAGCCGGAAACGAGAGCCAACACCAACTGCGTCCAGAAGGTTTGAACTTGTGGCTTTGTGTGCTCATAG GTTGCGAAGGAGGTGGATGAGTTCTTGCTGGAGTGTAATCTGA